The Pirellulales bacterium genome has a segment encoding these proteins:
- a CDS encoding protein kinase → MSIAAVERGPWHGLDIGAGRYRNLTTLGEGGMGFVYRALDANLKTQVVIKSPRPAQIKNSNQIGRFEREIGALVKLSFPQIVPISDVGRYNGIPFAVMRYLSGGSLADRMRPKGALARAPMPVASLKTWLGSIAKALDFVHLQKYVHRDVKPSNILFDQHGQAYLSDFGIIQVLGDRSDASNQHGMIMGTVDYLAPELIAGKGCDGRADQYALAVTVYEALAGELPFGKLPLREVAAAQVGLEPPPLSKVAAHVPPAISAAVRRGLAKSPQQRFRCCTDFALEILRAIAAPQPSDRATPLAGGLAPPSASPDSAARDTAPVASAPTKSQPRFPSSQADRNQATSVIAVQRIVPVQHGKTPANSPAPRRRSNKWLLPACIAVAVAAVGMGIAMLPRHSTQEPSATESPHSAAELGRRIENWTDRLHAAEKSIMVDSRPLLSHPQYGSAAELAELVSGRAKRPLTELRQKLDGFERELSDLGQLDADLAADVDKSLTRSSPIATETDSARNSLRMEQRSLKEQGSAIAGCRDRLTELRRVAESPTASQDEAVSAELAALREMENSGAARRRIDVSQATLQRATELVHATNGKLAATSLVCLARSPDPIFNRVAIRALTVLPAGRQADVCWSLLLSGERGAIVAAAGHLESHGGLAASFKIDDVLDLAEEAPDSYEPLLGVVAAWLQSPAQRERLFRLQAPRMIDEWAIEIEQSCKSGALRDRVPALLAEILDHRWTASYRLASRLLDLHPTPSLDALSVDGLSSWCAADPQLGNKLVQRLLARGKPAQRDAALGIYLGPGSSIDDAGLFQFLRDTSGPDSVGLLNRLLSSTDAKSLQLAEVVLEGARNLAPREVAYDTVSDAAAERKRIRDPLLALAGQSNGVGRAWTLKQLLGRQFVDQLTRVEADRVRQLSAIKSALAVLDNPLVDLPGGDASGDRGLVTPTAALKTMPTDLNPVDWKPDGKFGQTVVGLRARIAEVGVSAPPMAGNDLRLIDKYLDSLQRFTNFSFDMAEVYEAVITKQIAGANRQLNSRPARSWTFRFFKESLDVFRRRRDEYETLTNKSDEARTSLPDILK, encoded by the coding sequence GTGTCGATCGCGGCTGTTGAACGTGGTCCATGGCATGGTCTCGATATTGGCGCGGGGCGCTATCGCAATTTGACAACGCTCGGTGAAGGTGGCATGGGGTTTGTCTACCGTGCCTTGGATGCCAATCTGAAAACGCAGGTCGTCATCAAGTCGCCGCGGCCGGCGCAGATCAAGAACTCCAATCAGATCGGGCGCTTCGAGAGAGAGATTGGCGCTCTGGTGAAATTGTCGTTTCCGCAGATTGTGCCGATCAGCGACGTCGGCCGCTACAATGGAATTCCCTTCGCCGTGATGCGCTATCTATCCGGGGGAAGTTTGGCGGACCGCATGCGGCCCAAGGGCGCCTTGGCGCGCGCGCCGATGCCGGTCGCAAGCCTGAAGACCTGGCTGGGAAGCATTGCGAAAGCGCTCGACTTCGTGCATTTGCAGAAATATGTCCATCGCGACGTGAAGCCGTCGAATATTCTCTTCGATCAGCATGGCCAGGCGTATTTGAGTGACTTTGGCATCATCCAGGTGTTGGGCGATCGCAGCGACGCGAGCAATCAGCACGGGATGATTATGGGAACAGTCGACTACTTGGCCCCTGAATTGATCGCGGGGAAGGGATGCGATGGCCGGGCCGACCAGTATGCGTTGGCGGTAACCGTTTACGAGGCATTGGCCGGCGAGCTCCCCTTCGGCAAGTTGCCGTTACGTGAGGTGGCGGCGGCGCAAGTTGGCCTTGAGCCGCCGCCGCTCTCGAAGGTTGCCGCCCATGTGCCGCCGGCGATTTCCGCCGCGGTTAGGCGCGGGCTCGCCAAGTCGCCCCAGCAACGATTCCGCTGCTGTACCGATTTTGCGCTGGAAATTCTGCGGGCGATCGCAGCGCCCCAGCCTTCGGATCGAGCAACACCCCTAGCCGGCGGCCTAGCGCCGCCTTCCGCGTCCCCCGATTCCGCAGCACGGGACACTGCTCCCGTGGCGTCGGCTCCGACGAAAAGCCAGCCGCGTTTTCCATCGTCCCAGGCTGACCGAAACCAAGCGACAAGTGTTATCGCGGTCCAAAGGATCGTCCCAGTCCAACACGGTAAAACGCCGGCGAACTCCCCCGCCCCGCGCCGGCGCAGCAACAAATGGTTGCTGCCGGCCTGCATTGCGGTTGCCGTGGCGGCCGTCGGAATGGGGATTGCGATGCTGCCTCGGCATTCGACCCAGGAACCATCGGCTACGGAAAGTCCCCATTCGGCTGCGGAATTGGGCCGACGAATCGAAAACTGGACTGATCGGCTCCATGCCGCCGAGAAATCGATCATGGTCGACAGCCGGCCGCTTCTAAGCCATCCGCAATACGGCAGCGCGGCGGAACTAGCCGAGCTGGTTTCCGGGCGGGCCAAACGCCCCTTGACCGAACTGCGGCAAAAGCTCGACGGCTTCGAACGCGAACTGTCTGACCTCGGACAGCTCGATGCTGATCTTGCCGCCGACGTGGACAAATCTCTGACCCGATCGTCCCCGATCGCAACGGAGACCGACTCCGCACGAAATTCGCTTCGGATGGAACAACGGTCACTGAAAGAACAGGGATCGGCGATTGCAGGCTGCCGAGATCGTTTGACGGAATTGCGCCGTGTTGCCGAGTCGCCGACTGCCAGCCAAGACGAGGCGGTGTCTGCCGAGCTTGCCGCGCTGCGAGAAATGGAAAACTCGGGAGCCGCCCGTCGACGAATCGACGTTAGCCAAGCCACCTTGCAGCGCGCGACCGAGCTTGTCCACGCTACCAATGGCAAGTTGGCAGCAACATCATTGGTGTGCCTCGCGCGATCGCCCGACCCGATTTTTAATCGCGTTGCGATCCGGGCATTGACGGTGCTTCCGGCGGGCCGGCAAGCCGACGTGTGTTGGTCGCTGCTGTTATCCGGCGAGCGAGGCGCAATCGTGGCGGCGGCGGGGCACTTGGAGTCGCATGGCGGGTTGGCGGCATCGTTCAAAATCGACGACGTGCTGGACTTGGCGGAAGAGGCGCCCGATTCGTACGAACCTCTTTTGGGCGTCGTTGCGGCTTGGCTGCAGAGCCCGGCCCAGCGCGAACGCTTATTCCGTTTACAGGCTCCGCGAATGATCGATGAATGGGCGATCGAAATCGAGCAGTCATGCAAGTCTGGGGCCCTGCGCGACCGGGTGCCAGCGCTCCTCGCCGAAATTCTCGACCACCGGTGGACGGCAAGCTACCGTCTGGCCAGCCGCTTGCTCGATCTGCATCCCACTCCGTCCCTCGACGCGTTGTCTGTCGACGGCCTTTCATCATGGTGCGCGGCTGACCCGCAACTCGGCAACAAGCTTGTGCAACGGCTCCTGGCGCGAGGCAAGCCGGCGCAGCGTGACGCCGCATTGGGGATTTACCTCGGCCCAGGATCCTCGATCGATGATGCTGGGCTGTTTCAGTTCTTACGCGATACCAGCGGCCCCGATTCCGTCGGATTGCTGAACCGGTTACTGTCGTCGACCGATGCGAAATCGCTTCAACTGGCCGAGGTCGTTCTTGAAGGGGCTCGCAATTTGGCGCCGCGAGAAGTGGCCTACGACACGGTTTCTGACGCTGCGGCCGAGCGCAAAAGAATCCGCGATCCACTGTTGGCCTTGGCCGGCCAGTCGAACGGCGTGGGCCGAGCCTGGACCTTGAAGCAGTTATTGGGACGGCAATTCGTCGACCAGTTGACGCGCGTCGAAGCCGACCGCGTTCGCCAATTGTCGGCCATCAAGTCGGCGCTGGCGGTGTTGGATAATCCTCTCGTCGACCTTCCGGGCGGCGATGCATCCGGCGATCGCGGTCTCGTGACTCCAACCGCCGCGCTGAAAACCATGCCAACGGACTTGAATCCCGTCGATTGGAAACCCGATGGAAAGTTCGGCCAGACAGTGGTTGGGTTGCGAGCCCGAATTGCCGAAGTTGGCGTTTCCGCTCCGCCGATGGCGGGCAACGACCTGCGGCTCATCGACAAGTATCTCGACTCTCTGCAGCGCTTCACGAATTTCAGCTTCGACATGGCGGAGGTTTACGAGGCGGTCATCACGAAGCAGATTGCCGGAGCTAATCGACAATTGAACAGCAGGCCAGCACGCTCCTGGACATTTCGCTTCTTCAAGGAAAGTCTCGATGTTTTTCGCCGGCGTCGTGACGAATACGAAACTTTGACCAACAAGTCGGACGAGGCTCGCACGTCGCTTCCAGACATTTTGAAGTAG
- a CDS encoding trypsin-like peptidase domain-containing protein: MVIPSASDALKWIGIGLAIAIVSVFELFPHLTDGAEIRVWTSKSGFSKEAEFIGFNSEKKVVLRLLDGTVREVPLSILTDADQQYIHQVMAKGEPAKPSTPATSTTPAVSSKPDSPSTQDTTAAADSTVTPDTSAAPDPKLKRSLSVAREQAKDCRTPEEGVEIYDMLLGHAGLPADVRQQAEADRAEWKRKVDDGLVRFGTKWSSQSEVRAARIQAQAELKEGLELVRLNQSNLGIDKLLEASKTNPESIQADFIIATADALESRRFDEALQHYKTCLKRDPTNIAVLNNLALVEVMESKYGDAINHWKAASEQRYDKRIAQNMGRLIDQSGKRRISMPADTLARLTRIYSASVVSAQLAGGDSRVGWQYMLIPREQLVEELPSTETADASGDVSVVSSASGFAIAGGYLLTTRQLTRNAHDFQVIEPGGDSKPLRAKLVAVSPSADVALLQCEDMRAPPLALGRQLPGVESEVLIAGVRPASSAGTEASTTRAVVVATPQSSDDSLLIYDSEKSYGEVGGPVCNKFGEVVALHAKNLNLLAHKSGGGVPISAVLALLHTSRFNGGAPGNRSEESWAEVSDRVSKSVVTVLATSQTQDVGLAERIGNDFLEDCTCCRCKGRGVMKCTNPSCMRGTITVIKTRILGYTPQGVPIPSNVTIHQICPVCGGRGFLTCSDCGGSGFDPELRFRPASKALAQYLKPGGGAPKDNTESPSPAFGHK, translated from the coding sequence ATGGTTATTCCCTCCGCCAGCGATGCCTTAAAATGGATCGGAATCGGCTTGGCCATCGCCATCGTGTCTGTTTTCGAACTGTTTCCTCATTTGACCGATGGAGCGGAAATCCGCGTTTGGACTTCGAAGAGCGGCTTTTCAAAGGAGGCCGAGTTCATCGGATTTAATTCCGAGAAGAAGGTCGTGTTGAGGCTGTTGGACGGCACCGTTCGAGAAGTTCCGTTGAGCATTCTGACCGATGCCGATCAACAGTACATCCATCAAGTCATGGCAAAAGGAGAACCGGCAAAACCGTCGACTCCAGCGACTTCGACAACGCCCGCGGTCTCGTCGAAACCGGATTCTCCTTCAACGCAGGACACAACTGCGGCTGCGGATTCGACCGTTACTCCCGATACGTCCGCGGCGCCGGACCCGAAATTGAAGCGATCGCTCTCGGTCGCCCGCGAACAAGCCAAGGATTGCCGAACCCCGGAAGAAGGCGTGGAGATTTACGATATGCTGTTGGGTCACGCCGGTTTGCCTGCCGATGTCCGGCAGCAGGCGGAAGCGGATCGTGCCGAATGGAAGCGCAAGGTCGACGACGGCTTGGTCCGGTTTGGCACGAAGTGGAGCAGCCAAAGTGAGGTTCGCGCGGCCCGGATCCAAGCACAAGCCGAATTGAAGGAAGGATTGGAATTGGTTCGTCTGAATCAATCCAATTTGGGGATCGACAAACTGCTCGAGGCGAGTAAGACCAATCCCGAAAGCATTCAGGCGGACTTCATCATCGCGACGGCCGACGCGTTGGAATCGCGCCGTTTTGACGAGGCCCTACAACACTACAAGACGTGTCTCAAACGCGATCCGACGAATATCGCCGTACTCAACAACTTAGCGCTCGTGGAGGTCATGGAATCGAAATACGGCGATGCGATCAATCATTGGAAGGCCGCCTCCGAGCAGCGCTACGATAAGCGAATCGCGCAAAATATGGGGCGTCTCATCGACCAATCCGGCAAGCGGCGGATATCGATGCCAGCCGATACTTTAGCGCGACTCACGCGCATTTACTCCGCCAGCGTGGTTTCGGCCCAATTGGCCGGAGGCGATTCTCGCGTCGGCTGGCAATATATGCTGATCCCTCGCGAACAGTTGGTCGAGGAATTGCCGAGCACCGAGACCGCCGACGCTTCGGGCGATGTTTCGGTGGTCTCCTCGGCGAGCGGATTCGCTATTGCGGGCGGATATTTGCTCACCACCCGCCAGTTGACAAGGAATGCGCACGATTTTCAAGTCATCGAGCCGGGCGGTGACAGCAAGCCGTTGCGCGCCAAGCTCGTCGCCGTGTCGCCTTCCGCCGATGTCGCCCTGCTCCAATGCGAGGACATGCGGGCGCCACCGCTGGCCCTTGGCCGGCAGTTGCCGGGCGTTGAATCGGAAGTGCTGATCGCTGGTGTCCGGCCAGCCAGCTCTGCCGGCACCGAGGCATCGACGACGCGGGCTGTCGTCGTCGCCACCCCGCAGTCCTCCGACGATTCGCTGTTGATCTACGACTCGGAGAAGTCCTACGGCGAAGTCGGCGGACCGGTGTGCAACAAATTCGGCGAGGTGGTCGCGCTGCATGCCAAAAATCTGAATCTGCTCGCGCATAAATCGGGCGGCGGCGTTCCGATCTCCGCCGTGCTCGCGTTGCTACACACAAGCCGATTCAACGGTGGTGCCCCTGGCAACCGATCCGAGGAAAGTTGGGCCGAAGTCTCCGACCGTGTTTCCAAATCGGTGGTTACCGTCCTGGCCACGAGCCAAACACAGGATGTGGGCCTTGCGGAGCGAATTGGCAACGACTTCCTCGAAGACTGCACGTGCTGCCGGTGCAAAGGTCGGGGCGTGATGAAATGCACAAACCCCTCTTGCATGCGTGGAACCATTACGGTCATTAAGACACGAATCCTTGGTTACACCCCACAAGGCGTGCCGATTCCGAGCAACGTCACGATCCACCAGATTTGTCCGGTCTGCGGCGGCAGAGGATTTCTGACTTGCAGTGACTGCGGCGGTAGCGGATTCGACCCCGAATTGCGGTTCCGGCCCGCTAGCAAGGCCCTCGCGCAATACCTTAAGCCGGGAGGAGGCGCACCAAAGGACAACACCGAGAGCCCAAGCCCAGCCTTCGGTCATAAGTAA
- a CDS encoding sigma-70 family RNA polymerase sigma factor — translation MASTPVSLLERLKTADKKSPDWRQFQEAYLPLIFKWLSRIPKLGAEADDLAQETLLVATRELPRFERRREGSFRAWLRQIVVNQSRNFVRKRGRLPIAGIAEMDGFLNQLEDPKSELAAEWDRQHDRFVVRRLLSVVQGDFALSTWQAFEKFAIQGISVNVVAAELGLTENAVLLAKSHVLQRLREEAAGLID, via the coding sequence TTGGCAAGCACTCCGGTCAGTTTGCTTGAACGACTTAAGACGGCTGACAAGAAATCGCCCGATTGGCGGCAATTTCAAGAGGCGTATCTACCGTTGATCTTCAAATGGCTCTCGCGAATTCCAAAGCTCGGAGCAGAAGCCGATGACTTGGCGCAAGAAACGCTCTTGGTTGCGACTCGCGAGTTGCCGCGTTTCGAGCGGCGCCGCGAGGGGTCTTTTCGGGCATGGCTACGGCAGATCGTGGTCAATCAATCGCGGAACTTCGTGCGCAAGCGAGGCCGGCTTCCGATCGCGGGAATCGCCGAGATGGACGGCTTCCTCAACCAACTGGAAGACCCAAAGAGCGAATTGGCCGCGGAATGGGACCGCCAGCATGATCGTTTCGTGGTTCGGCGGTTGCTTTCGGTCGTTCAAGGTGATTTCGCGCTGAGCACTTGGCAAGCGTTCGAGAAATTCGCGATTCAGGGTATAAGTGTGAATGTCGTGGCTGCGGAACTAGGACTTACGGAAAACGCAGTTTTGCTTGCCAAGTCGCACGTGCTGCAGCGGTTGCGCGAAGAGGCAGCGGGACTGATCGATTAG
- a CDS encoding M48 family metalloprotease, which produces MNKPYYIAGAVVLCVVLIAIAMVHYEASETRNAIREVTRPDPQQAVDSASHAVDRVVEQAPKVNELLDSATKAASSLFGDHSAPTQNDRPGTVDPASKGPAHRGNPSDGSNIGKLLPPNLSDLPNQVRPDRLGGLADQAFDLAGKLAESADTAGQQSIALSPEDERAWGKRLHDRLVKQQEKSSDPEMQIRIERLAKPLIARTRKDMLYTFTILNVKEVNAFSTAGGYVYLNQGLMKFVADDAELQFVLGHEIGHVELSHCSTQIADVAQSLQIAMPDAGAAARVLPDLLSRPFTKDQEFEADAYGLRAIQRAGRSADSAISFLRRLGKYADEQSGPASPADKMAEPLGSHFHMQPPAEERIRRLQALSSSAPNREPSIDKQ; this is translated from the coding sequence ATGAACAAGCCGTATTACATTGCCGGAGCGGTGGTTCTTTGCGTCGTCCTGATCGCGATCGCGATGGTCCATTATGAAGCAAGCGAAACTCGTAACGCCATTCGCGAGGTGACTCGCCCAGACCCGCAGCAAGCCGTCGATTCCGCAAGCCATGCGGTCGATCGCGTCGTCGAGCAAGCGCCCAAGGTGAACGAATTGTTGGATAGTGCAACAAAAGCGGCAAGTTCGCTTTTCGGCGATCACTCAGCTCCCACGCAGAACGATCGTCCCGGCACGGTCGATCCCGCGTCGAAGGGTCCCGCACACCGCGGCAATCCTTCCGATGGAAGTAATATAGGGAAGCTCCTTCCACCAAATTTATCCGATTTACCGAACCAAGTTCGGCCGGATCGTTTGGGCGGTCTTGCCGATCAGGCATTCGATCTTGCCGGGAAATTGGCCGAATCCGCGGACACGGCGGGCCAGCAATCCATCGCGCTTTCGCCGGAAGATGAGCGCGCCTGGGGAAAACGGCTTCACGATCGGTTGGTTAAGCAGCAAGAAAAAAGCAGCGATCCGGAGATGCAGATCCGTATCGAACGGCTCGCCAAGCCGCTCATTGCCCGGACTCGTAAAGACATGCTCTACACGTTCACGATCTTGAACGTCAAAGAAGTCAACGCATTTTCGACTGCGGGCGGCTATGTCTACCTGAACCAGGGACTGATGAAATTCGTCGCAGACGACGCGGAGCTGCAGTTCGTTCTCGGCCATGAGATCGGCCACGTCGAATTGTCGCATTGCTCGACGCAAATCGCCGATGTGGCTCAATCGTTGCAAATCGCAATGCCCGACGCCGGCGCCGCGGCCCGAGTCTTGCCTGATCTTCTGAGCCGGCCCTTCACGAAGGATCAAGAATTCGAGGCGGACGCCTACGGTCTGAGGGCGATTCAACGGGCCGGCCGATCGGCGGATTCCGCGATCTCGTTCTTGCGTCGCCTGGGAAAATACGCCGACGAGCAAAGCGGGCCGGCTTCGCCGGCCGACAAGATGGCCGAGCCTCTAGGAAGTCACTTTCATATGCAGCCCCCCGCCGAGGAAAGGATTCGCCGTCTCCAAGCGTTGAGCTCGAGCGCGCCGAATCGCGAACCGTCGATCGACAAGCAGTAG